A single genomic interval of Halalkalibaculum roseum harbors:
- a CDS encoding pyridoxamine 5'-phosphate oxidase family protein has protein sequence MLIKAKNKPSQALSTVINEIKKGSRDSRHPYRYVSLATFDPAAEEPNIRMLINREINKDGTVTLYTDARTHKVNELKSIGNAALLFWHDHHKVQVTLKAEVAIHNDDEVAEEYWKSDVHGAAQKAYTPLVAPGERIENPSDAHNWPKEFTSEYFCVLKCVPFEMEILQLAGKEHLRLKFKRDNPEEEWQGDWIAP, from the coding sequence ATGCTTATAAAAGCGAAGAACAAACCTAGCCAGGCTTTATCCACAGTTATTAATGAAATCAAAAAAGGCTCACGAGACAGCAGGCATCCCTACCGGTATGTATCCCTCGCCACTTTTGACCCTGCCGCCGAGGAACCAAATATCCGGATGCTGATTAACCGGGAGATAAACAAAGATGGCACCGTGACTCTCTATACCGATGCCCGTACACATAAAGTCAATGAGCTTAAATCGATTGGGAATGCAGCGCTCTTATTCTGGCATGATCACCATAAGGTGCAGGTTACATTAAAAGCCGAGGTAGCTATCCACAACGATGACGAGGTTGCCGAAGAGTACTGGAAGAGTGATGTGCACGGAGCCGCCCAAAAAGCCTATACGCCACTGGTAGCACCGGGCGAGCGTATTGAAAATCCATCCGATGCCCACAATTGGCCAAAAGAGTTTACATCTGAATACTTCTGCGTTTTGAAATGTGTACCATTCGAAATGGAGATTCTGCAACTGGCGGGCAAAGAGCACCTTCGACTAAAATTTAAAAGAGACAATCCTGAAGAAGAATGGCAAGGGGACTGGATTGCACCTTAG
- a CDS encoding efflux RND transporter periplasmic adaptor subunit encodes MKRTKNIFLMSLIGALAVLNYSCSSETQSKDVEDKDSTAAIPVEMASAQRGTISAYYSTTATLEAEEEAMVVAKVRGVVQQLNVEEGDFIEKGDIMARLEDEQLEIEATRAKATMDRLYNDYQRNKELFERKLISAEQYENSKFEYESQKAEYELTKLKLEYTQIKAPISGVVSQRMVKVGNMVNTDQEAFKITDFDPLLAVLHVPEHEMNKLRKNQTSVIQVDAIKGETFTGKVLRISPVVNPETGTFKVTIAIKDESGKLKPGMFGRVRIVYDTRENALMIPKEAVMNEDGASSVYVLNDKLVFRRAIETGYVNGSNIEVLTGLQDGDSVVTIGQSSLQDSALVQIVSY; translated from the coding sequence ATGAAACGAACAAAAAATATTTTTCTGATGAGTCTGATTGGGGCTCTCGCCGTTCTTAATTATTCTTGCAGCTCTGAAACCCAGTCAAAAGACGTGGAAGATAAGGACTCTACTGCCGCCATTCCCGTCGAGATGGCATCCGCCCAGCGAGGCACTATTTCGGCCTACTACTCCACCACCGCCACCCTGGAAGCCGAAGAAGAGGCTATGGTTGTAGCTAAAGTGCGTGGTGTAGTGCAGCAGTTGAATGTAGAAGAAGGTGATTTTATTGAGAAGGGAGATATTATGGCTCGCCTTGAAGACGAACAGCTGGAAATCGAAGCTACTCGTGCCAAAGCTACCATGGACCGGCTGTATAATGACTACCAGAGAAATAAGGAGCTTTTTGAAAGAAAGCTTATCAGTGCCGAGCAGTATGAAAATTCAAAATTTGAGTACGAATCCCAGAAAGCCGAATACGAATTGACCAAACTGAAACTGGAATATACACAGATTAAGGCACCGATCAGCGGGGTGGTTTCGCAACGGATGGTGAAGGTTGGAAACATGGTAAACACCGACCAGGAAGCATTCAAGATAACCGATTTTGATCCCCTGTTGGCAGTACTGCATGTCCCCGAGCACGAGATGAACAAGCTCAGAAAAAATCAGACTTCCGTCATTCAGGTGGATGCCATCAAAGGCGAAACCTTTACAGGTAAGGTTCTCAGAATAAGTCCGGTAGTAAACCCCGAAACCGGGACATTTAAGGTAACTATAGCTATCAAAGACGAATCCGGGAAACTAAAACCGGGGATGTTTGGAAGGGTTCGCATTGTATATGACACCCGTGAAAATGCGCTCATGATCCCAAAAGAAGCGGTGATGAATGAGGATGGTGCAAGCAGCGTATATGTACTGAATGATAAGCTGGTATTCCGCAGAGCTATTGAAACCGGGTACGTAAACGGCTCCAACATAGAAGTACTTACCGGCCTTCAGGATGGTGATTCTGTGGTAACCATAGGGCAAAGCAGCCTTCAAGACAGTGCCCTGGTACAGATTGTCTCCTATTAA
- a CDS encoding multicopper oxidase domain-containing protein — MTLPRVSANDNTITAGKLTGNVLSVELEVSWAAFRMETEDRPGLRVRAIGEKGKAPQIPGPLLRVEAGTVIKAKIHNKLPDSSITVFGLHTRPSELSDSLLIEPGQSKLIEFGVGEPGTYLYWIRVGMGILPDMGEMDQLAGALVIDPKGGSPEDRIMVINIFSERADTLKYDVPWFESLTINGLSWPYTERIRPSVGDTLRWRVINASNRNHPMHLHGFYYDITSRGDWLKDRHYNDNEIRTVVTEFMRRRETMMMEWVPKRPGNWLFHCHLSFHVSPEIRLPGAGELDEDHVHMAGLVMGIEVSPGPTDLISRGEPRELKLYANEYKTDSLSRFGFSLDPYYKPDSVKLTAPGPLLIMKQYQSTNVTVSNRMSIPTGVHWHGLELDSWADGVPNWSASDGKVSPIIAPGKEFTYKLSHMRSGTFIYHSHLDDIHQLTGGLYGGLVVLPEGKTYDPDTDHVYIVQWRTPNPQAFSDVELNGRVQQPDIQIKAGELHRIRVINIAPAGNISVRMLKGEESYPIMALAKDGADLPESQQVQIEESPRFGVGETADFLFTATEPGNYELVVGYSPKFSWRQKWIVGVNENLTKE; from the coding sequence GTGACTCTACCCAGAGTCTCTGCAAACGATAATACAATTACTGCCGGTAAGCTTACCGGAAACGTTTTATCAGTAGAACTGGAGGTCAGTTGGGCAGCTTTCCGAATGGAGACGGAAGATCGCCCCGGTCTTAGGGTGAGGGCTATAGGTGAAAAGGGAAAGGCACCACAAATACCCGGCCCGTTACTCAGGGTAGAAGCGGGAACTGTCATAAAGGCAAAAATCCATAATAAACTTCCCGATTCCTCGATAACTGTTTTTGGTTTACACACGCGACCTTCGGAGTTGTCGGATAGTTTGTTAATAGAGCCGGGGCAGTCAAAATTAATTGAGTTCGGTGTCGGAGAGCCTGGCACTTATTTGTACTGGATACGTGTCGGAATGGGGATTTTACCGGATATGGGAGAAATGGATCAGCTTGCGGGAGCATTAGTTATTGATCCTAAAGGAGGTTCACCGGAAGACAGGATAATGGTGATTAATATTTTTAGCGAAAGAGCCGACACTCTCAAATATGATGTGCCCTGGTTTGAATCTCTGACTATCAATGGACTCTCCTGGCCTTATACGGAACGGATACGTCCATCGGTAGGAGATACCCTCAGGTGGAGAGTGATCAACGCTTCAAACAGGAATCACCCTATGCACCTTCATGGGTTCTACTACGATATAACCTCTAGAGGCGATTGGCTTAAAGATCGACATTATAATGACAATGAGATTAGAACTGTTGTTACTGAATTTATGAGGAGGAGAGAGACCATGATGATGGAATGGGTACCAAAGAGGCCCGGAAATTGGCTGTTTCATTGCCATTTGTCATTTCACGTGTCCCCCGAAATACGACTGCCCGGTGCCGGGGAATTGGATGAAGATCATGTTCATATGGCAGGACTGGTTATGGGTATTGAAGTTTCTCCGGGACCGACGGATTTGATTTCAAGGGGAGAGCCGAGGGAGTTGAAATTATATGCCAATGAGTATAAAACTGATTCGCTTTCCCGGTTTGGTTTTTCACTTGATCCGTACTACAAACCGGATTCTGTTAAATTAACAGCCCCGGGACCATTATTGATAATGAAGCAATACCAAAGTACGAATGTCACGGTATCTAACCGCATGTCTATACCCACCGGAGTTCACTGGCACGGGCTGGAGCTTGACAGCTGGGCAGACGGTGTTCCGAATTGGAGTGCATCGGATGGAAAAGTTTCTCCCATCATTGCTCCGGGCAAAGAATTCACTTATAAGCTATCCCATATGAGGTCCGGAACTTTTATTTACCATAGTCATCTTGACGATATACATCAGCTTACCGGCGGACTGTACGGTGGTCTTGTAGTGTTGCCGGAGGGCAAAACGTATGATCCTGATACCGATCATGTCTACATCGTTCAGTGGAGAACCCCAAATCCTCAAGCTTTTAGTGATGTGGAACTCAATGGCAGAGTGCAACAGCCGGATATTCAGATAAAGGCAGGAGAATTACACAGAATACGTGTGATAAATATCGCTCCGGCAGGGAATATTTCTGTACGAATGTTGAAAGGTGAAGAATCATATCCCATCATGGCCCTGGCAAAGGACGGCGCGGACCTTCCGGAAAGTCAGCAGGTTCAAATTGAAGAGAGTCCGCGTTTTGGAGTTGGCGAGACGGCTGATTTTTTATTTACGGCAACCGAGCCGGGCAATTATGAATTAGTGGTAGGATATAGTCCAAAATTCAGCTGGCGACAGAAATGGATTGTTGGAGTAAATGAAAACCTTACTAAAGAATAA